Proteins encoded together in one Caldicellulosiruptor saccharolyticus DSM 8903 window:
- a CDS encoding spore germination protein, with product MEFFEIIRRKRQREKEKQHTQEVEFVKAKDEISRTIDDNLKYIKELLVDNDDIVYREFYCMNVKCATVFVDGLVSREIIDRDVIKHLMIETSLMDEDISQINAYEKILNHILATADIKEVTSFKSAILDLLCGETLLFVDGSNKIIRVSTRNFPNRGIQQPITENAVRGPRDSFNEVVRFSTAVIRRRVRDTRLRLKNMKLGRRSQTDIYLVYIDDIVDKNILNELKQRLSKIDIDAIIDGGMIEQLIEDDVFCFFPTIQHTERVDTAVAAIYEGRIVILCDNTNTALIVPATIMTSIQHAEDYYERWHIATVIRILRVIAAITAMTLQGFYISISSFTPSMIPPDLGLFIAATREGVPIPVFIEALFLEFMLELLREAGLRLPGPIGQTIGIVGGLIIGQAAVQAGIISPIMVILVATTAIASFAVPAYNLSISLRLLKFVYILVCAALGLYGFILLSLIILGNLVKLKSFGVPILSPFVSFEIMDYKDAIVRLPTRYLWARPIFASTQQKIRMMYEKSQPPSAAGENR from the coding sequence ATGGAATTTTTTGAGATTATAAGAAGAAAAAGACAAAGAGAAAAAGAAAAGCAACACACGCAAGAAGTTGAATTTGTTAAGGCAAAGGATGAGATTTCAAGAACAATTGATGACAATCTCAAATATATAAAAGAACTTCTTGTTGACAACGACGATATTGTGTACAGGGAGTTTTATTGTATGAATGTAAAATGCGCAACAGTGTTTGTGGACGGTCTTGTTTCAAGAGAGATTATAGACAGAGATGTTATAAAGCATCTTATGATTGAGACAAGCCTGATGGATGAAGATATAAGTCAAATCAATGCCTATGAAAAGATTTTAAACCATATCCTTGCAACCGCTGACATAAAAGAAGTTACAAGTTTTAAAAGCGCTATCTTAGACCTTCTTTGTGGTGAGACGCTTCTTTTTGTGGACGGTAGCAATAAGATTATTAGAGTTTCAACTCGAAACTTTCCAAACAGAGGCATTCAACAGCCAATTACTGAAAATGCTGTAAGAGGCCCAAGAGATAGCTTTAATGAAGTGGTAAGGTTTTCAACAGCTGTTATTAGGCGAAGAGTAAGAGATACCCGCCTTAGACTGAAAAATATGAAGCTTGGGAGGCGTTCTCAAACTGATATATACCTTGTGTATATAGACGATATTGTAGACAAAAATATTTTAAATGAGTTAAAGCAGAGATTATCTAAGATAGACATTGATGCAATAATTGACGGTGGAATGATAGAACAGCTAATTGAAGATGATGTATTTTGCTTTTTTCCCACAATACAGCACACAGAAAGGGTTGACACAGCAGTTGCTGCAATCTATGAAGGTCGAATTGTGATTTTGTGCGACAATACAAACACTGCTCTCATTGTTCCTGCAACTATTATGACTTCTATTCAGCATGCAGAGGATTATTACGAAAGATGGCATATAGCAACAGTTATACGCATCCTGAGAGTTATTGCTGCCATTACCGCTATGACACTCCAAGGCTTTTATATATCCATCTCATCCTTTACGCCGAGCATGATTCCACCTGACTTAGGGCTCTTTATTGCTGCAACAAGAGAAGGTGTACCAATTCCTGTTTTTATTGAAGCACTATTTTTGGAGTTCATGTTAGAGCTTCTAAGAGAGGCGGGCTTGCGACTTCCTGGACCAATTGGGCAAACAATTGGGATTGTAGGAGGATTGATTATAGGACAGGCTGCTGTACAAGCGGGGATTATTTCGCCTATTATGGTTATCCTTGTTGCAACAACTGCTATTGCGTCTTTTGCTGTACCTGCTTATAATCTTTCAATTTCTTTGAGACTTTTGAAATTTGTATATATACTTGTTTGTGCAGCATTGGGACTTTATGGATTTATACTTCTCAGCCTTATTATATTGGGTAATCTCGTAAAACTCAAAAGCTTTGGAGTGCCAATACTATCGCCATTTGTCTCATTTGAAATTATGGACTACAAGGATGCAATTGTAAGACTTCCAACGAGATATCTTTGGGCAAGGCCCATATTTGCAAGTACACAACAAAAGATAAGAATGATGTATGAGAAAAGTCAACCACCAAGTGCGGCAGGTGAAAATAGATGA
- a CDS encoding GerAB/ArcD/ProY family transporter: protein MIVNDNDKISSFQCFVLFVSAMIGIGIMFMPSGVAKYADQNGWIVVLLGGIISFLVFMLLFKIAMSNPDVTFIELLDSAFGKVLGIVFSFIYVIYFVVFSSFETRLIAETAKEFLFNLTPTEVLIITFLLTCGYISRYGVEVIARMCEILMPGIIVIIIVLSFFVYQRLDFSNLLPILNIPIKKLIQGIGSTIFSFLGFEVFLFFLPYIRRKDKLIKSAFFGFSVTILVYEVIIIFCTADFGSKEMQTMVWPTLNLFRDVTVLEIVIERPESIVVALWMITTYTTEIIFLMVASLILARIFNTKEHNFFVFAQLPFIYILSLIPQNVLETQKYMDFFSYFFATFAVLILPLITYIVLVFKKKVKKT from the coding sequence ATGATAGTAAACGACAATGACAAAATATCCAGTTTTCAGTGTTTTGTCCTTTTTGTATCTGCTATGATTGGAATAGGTATTATGTTTATGCCATCAGGAGTTGCAAAATATGCCGACCAAAACGGCTGGATTGTAGTGCTTCTTGGTGGTATAATCTCCTTTTTGGTCTTTATGCTTCTATTTAAGATTGCAATGTCAAATCCTGATGTTACTTTTATAGAACTTTTAGATTCTGCATTTGGAAAAGTACTTGGCATAGTTTTTTCTTTTATTTACGTTATTTATTTTGTAGTTTTTTCTTCATTTGAAACAAGGCTAATTGCAGAGACAGCAAAAGAGTTCTTGTTTAACCTCACACCTACCGAAGTTTTAATAATCACATTTCTTTTGACATGTGGATATATTTCAAGATATGGTGTTGAGGTCATAGCAAGAATGTGCGAGATTCTCATGCCAGGAATTATTGTAATCATAATTGTGCTCTCCTTTTTTGTATATCAAAGACTTGATTTTTCAAATCTCTTGCCAATTTTGAATATCCCTATCAAAAAGTTAATTCAAGGTATAGGGAGTACAATATTCAGTTTTTTAGGGTTTGAAGTTTTTTTATTTTTCTTACCATATATAAGAAGAAAAGATAAGTTAATCAAAAGTGCTTTTTTTGGATTTTCAGTAACAATTTTGGTTTATGAAGTAATAATAATATTTTGCACTGCTGATTTTGGTTCAAAAGAGATGCAAACTATGGTTTGGCCCACTTTGAATCTTTTTAGAGATGTGACAGTTTTAGAGATTGTAATAGAAAGACCTGAAAGTATAGTTGTTGCTCTGTGGATGATAACAACATATACAACCGAGATTATATTTTTAATGGTAGCAAGCTTGATATTAGCAAGGATATTCAATACAAAAGAACATAACTTTTTCGTGTTTGCTCAGCTTCCGTTTATATATATCCTTTCTTTGATTCCACAGAATGTTTTAGAAACTCAAAAGTATATGGACTTTTTCAGCTACTTTTTTGCAACCTTTGCTGTTTTGA